CCACTGTGAGGTCAGCCACCTGCAGTATCTGGTTTAGTCACCATAACCACGATGACTTCTGACTTTCAACTGGGGGATATGAGTTCAGACCTCAGCTCATTTATTTTCCTATGATACTGACCCTGAATCTCACCCAGCTGAGGGGAGAAACAAACACGATATCCAGGCTTATCTACCTGTAACAGACTGTGGTGTCCATTCCCTCATTTCACCTGCATTTTCGTTGCTGATGAAAACTTCTGggtttattattaatttttaagtaAGATTCCCAACACCACCTGactcttcctttttcctctcaggCCAGCGCCTCAGACAAGGACACGGACAACAGATTGATTGGACAGCAGCTCTTTGCTAACATCAGGGTAAGCCTTACATGAGGAGTCTGCTCTTTGCATCCCTCTGCAGCACTTACGATCTCTTGCCTTGATTTAACATTGATTTACTTTCATACATAGGAAAACAACCGCTGCTACATGATGAAGAGCGTTGTGGAGCTCGTAGTAAAAGATGTTCTCCTCACTGAAGTCAAGAGCCAGTACGCTAATGTTGAGGAGGTGGCACAGTTCTTGGCATCCCTgacctcagagctcagcagctgtgTGAGTAACACTGCATTTCTCTCCACCTCATTGCTGCTCCTAAATCTCAGAATGCTACAAGCAGTGGCAAAAGGCAGTGATATGAAAGGAAACCTCAGATCAAAGATATGAAAGTCAGAGTTAATAGAAaggtgtgaaaaaaaaatagtaactCACTGCATATATCTGTCCATCTTATGTCTgatgtttcctttcttttagcAATTCTCAGGAAAGGGGGACCACATTGAAAAGAACCTGGAACAAATGAAGAACAAAATGGAACAGGTACATTTTCCCCAGACGTTTAGAAAAAGCAGTTTCAAACCCCAGTCTTTTAGCTGGATTAAGGCTGACCTAATTATGAAACAAACTTGAGATTATTTAGGACGTGAAGCTTACAAGGGCATGAAATAGGAGATTAATGGTATTTCCCCTTCTAGCCCTCCCTCACTTGTCCTGTTAGCTCTCTACACATGTTATGGGAATTTAAACCTTAAAAAATTAGGTTTCAGGAAACTTATATGCTAGTCTAGATTTGAACAAACTAATTTATATCTTATGATATAATGACACTAGCAGAACTGTGTAAGAAAATTAGGAAAGTAAATTATTGATTCACTTTCTGTGACAATCCTAATTTCAAttttccaaaaaaccccaaacctatTTGTTAAGATTTGCATTCTGCTCTTTTCTAGTTGGGAGAAAATGGAAAGACTAAAGCCATTGGAGAGCTGGATTTACTGTTTGACTACATGGAAAATGCCTGTACTGATGCCCCAAAGAAGGGAGggaacaagaagaaaaattgaaaaaattctGGACCAGGCTTGAAGAGATGTCTCTGCAGATCTCTTGCAATAACTCAAATTGATTAGCTGCAACTATGTCCATTCCCCCCAGATGCAGTATATGTTTCACTTGTGTCAAAACTAGAAAATTAAGTGGGCAGAGACAGGATGGATATTGCTGCCTTTGAAAATGAGAACTCCAGGACATTGCCTCTTGATTGCAACGCAGGACATTAGTTATTTACAAAAGCACTGTTCTGTCCTCCTCATCCCCACAGGAATGAGGCAACCATTTCTGTCTTTTATGCACTGAAATTTGACACGTATGAATCAGCTTTGTTTAAGGCAGTGATGTTTTGATGTGATGTTTTAGCCAGGATATTTTGAGCCTCCTAGCTGGAAATCTCTTTTGCATGTGTTGCCCCCTTCTGACCTTTGCCTGAAAAGTTGGTATTTCAGGCTATTTCAGAAGTAATTTTTGTCTTTTGTATTTAACGGTAACTTATTTTAA
This region of Zonotrichia albicollis isolate bZonAlb1 chromosome 4, bZonAlb1.hap1, whole genome shotgun sequence genomic DNA includes:
- the IL22 gene encoding interleukin-22, whose protein sequence is MASLHTLASSFPGWLLFCCCCCLPLLTSSLPLKGAPGAHHACRLRKVHFQQPYIRNRTYTLAKTASASDKDTDNRLIGQQLFANIRENNRCYMMKSVVELVVKDVLLTEVKSQYANVEEVAQFLASLTSELSSCQFSGKGDHIEKNLEQMKNKMEQLGENGKTKAIGELDLLFDYMENACTDAPKKGGNKKKN